A genomic window from Micromonospora sp. WMMA1947 includes:
- the nuoN gene encoding NADH-quinone oxidoreductase subunit NuoN, giving the protein MTELKLPSIDYAALAPILIMLGAALLGVLVEAFVPRRLRNAVQLGLALVAMLAAIVMVILNSDDRLITIGGAIAIDGPTLFLQGAILVLAVMALLLVGERTVERGGAFVAHAAVTAESAEDRRQAEGVGGATEVYPLMSFAIGGMLIFVAANDLLTMFVALEVFSLPLYLLCALARRRRLLSQEAALKYFMLGAYASAFFLFGVALIYGFTSGIPGRTAGVDFATVHAAVTESPASPVLLFAGMALLAIGLLFKAAAAPFHVWTPDVYQGAPTPVTGFMAACTKVAAFGALLRVFHVAFAGASWDFTPVLGAIAVLTMLVGAVLAVTQTDIKRLLAYSSIANAGYLLVGVLSPSREGLSGTMFYLAAYGFSVLAAFAVVTLVRDADGEATHLSRWAGLGRRSPFFAAIFTFILLAFAGIPLTSGFTSKFAVFGPALEANQAWLVIAGVLTSMVLAFPYLRVVVMMWLSEPGESTPTVTVPGALTSAALVIGVLATLVLGVVPGPLLDLTTGAAEFVR; this is encoded by the coding sequence ATGACCGAGCTCAAGCTGCCGTCGATCGACTACGCGGCGCTCGCTCCGATCCTGATCATGCTGGGCGCGGCGCTCCTCGGGGTCCTGGTCGAGGCGTTCGTGCCGCGCCGCCTGCGTAACGCGGTGCAACTCGGGCTCGCCCTGGTGGCGATGCTCGCCGCGATCGTCATGGTGATCCTGAACTCCGACGACCGGCTGATCACCATCGGCGGCGCCATCGCGATCGACGGACCCACCCTGTTCCTGCAGGGCGCCATCCTGGTGCTCGCGGTGATGGCGCTGCTGCTCGTCGGCGAGCGCACCGTGGAGCGGGGCGGCGCCTTCGTGGCGCACGCCGCGGTCACCGCCGAGTCGGCGGAGGACCGCCGGCAGGCCGAGGGCGTCGGTGGCGCCACCGAGGTCTACCCGCTGATGTCGTTCGCGATCGGCGGCATGCTGATCTTCGTGGCGGCGAACGACCTGCTGACCATGTTCGTCGCGCTGGAGGTCTTCTCGCTGCCGCTCTACCTGCTCTGCGCGCTGGCCCGCCGCCGGCGTCTGCTGAGCCAAGAGGCGGCGCTGAAGTACTTCATGCTCGGCGCGTACGCCTCGGCGTTCTTCCTGTTCGGTGTCGCCCTGATCTACGGCTTCACCTCCGGGATCCCGGGTCGCACGGCCGGCGTAGACTTCGCCACCGTGCACGCCGCGGTCACCGAGTCGCCGGCCAGCCCGGTGCTGCTGTTCGCCGGCATGGCGCTGCTCGCCATCGGCCTGCTGTTCAAGGCTGCCGCCGCGCCGTTCCACGTCTGGACGCCGGACGTCTACCAGGGCGCGCCGACCCCGGTGACCGGCTTCATGGCGGCCTGCACCAAGGTCGCCGCGTTCGGCGCGCTGCTGCGCGTCTTCCACGTCGCGTTCGCCGGGGCCTCGTGGGACTTCACCCCGGTGCTCGGCGCGATCGCGGTGCTGACCATGCTGGTCGGCGCGGTGCTGGCGGTCACCCAGACCGACATCAAGCGCCTGCTGGCGTACTCGTCGATCGCGAACGCCGGTTACCTGCTCGTCGGTGTGCTGTCCCCGAGCCGTGAAGGGCTCTCCGGCACCATGTTCTACCTGGCCGCGTACGGCTTCTCGGTACTCGCCGCGTTCGCCGTGGTGACGCTGGTGCGCGACGCCGACGGGGAGGCCACCCACCTGTCCCGCTGGGCCGGGCTGGGCCGCCGCTCGCCGTTCTTCGCGGCGATCTTCACGTTCATCCTGCTGGCCTTCGCCGGTATCCCGCTGACCAGCGGCTTCACCAGCAAGTTCGCGGTCTTCGGCCCGGCCTTGGAGGCGAACCAGGCGTGGCTGGTGATCGCGGGCGTGCTGACCAGCATGGTGCTGGCCTTCCCGTACCTGCGGGTCGTGGTGATGATGTGGCTCTCCGAGCCGGGCGAGTCCACCCCGACGGTGACCGTGCCGGGGGCGCTCACCTCGGCCGCGCTGGTCATCGGCGTGCTCGCCACGCTGGTCCTCGGCGTGGTGCCCGGTCCGCTGCTCGACCTGACGACCGGTGCCGCCGAATTCGTCAGATGA
- a CDS encoding NADH-quinone oxidoreductase subunit M, translated as MSNFPFLSVLTVAPLVGALVVALLPRSRPDLAKLVAFGWSLLVLVLSVVMWFAFSAGGDRFQFRESYPWIPNWGVSFTFEVDGIALVMLMLIAILVPLVILASWHDAEASKRSVPAYFALLLVLECTMIGVFAAADVFLFYVFFEVMLVPMYFLIGSYGGHQRQYAAVKFFLYSLVGGLFMLAAVIGLWVVGGKTFDWQALSQAEFATDTARWLFLGFFVAFAIKAPFFPFHTWLPDAGGAAPAGAAALLVGVLDKVGTFGILRYCLPLFPEASRWFAPWALALGVIGIIYAALLAVGQNDLKRLVSYTSIAHFGFIGVGIFAFTTQAGTGAVLYMLNHGLATGLLFLVVGMLIARRGSALISDFGGAGKLVPVLAGVLFFAGLASLALPGTAPFVSEFLVLIGTFTVNKPVAVIATLGIILAAAYVLWMVQRTTQGTLNPALTEVEGMRRDLTLREKVVVAPLIALIVLLGFYPKPVTDVINPAVQATMQDVGKSDPAPEVGSVQEAAK; from the coding sequence ATGTCCAACTTCCCGTTCCTCTCGGTGCTGACCGTGGCGCCGCTGGTCGGCGCCCTGGTGGTGGCACTGCTGCCCCGCAGCCGTCCGGACCTGGCCAAGCTGGTGGCGTTCGGCTGGTCGCTGCTGGTGCTGGTGCTCTCGGTGGTGATGTGGTTCGCCTTCTCCGCCGGTGGTGACCGGTTCCAGTTCCGCGAGTCGTACCCGTGGATCCCGAACTGGGGCGTGAGCTTCACCTTCGAGGTGGACGGCATCGCGTTGGTCATGCTGATGCTGATCGCGATCCTGGTGCCGCTGGTGATCCTGGCGTCCTGGCACGACGCCGAGGCGTCGAAGCGCTCGGTGCCCGCGTACTTCGCGCTGCTGCTCGTCCTCGAGTGCACGATGATCGGCGTCTTCGCCGCCGCCGACGTCTTCCTGTTCTACGTGTTCTTCGAGGTCATGCTGGTGCCGATGTACTTCCTGATCGGCAGCTACGGCGGCCACCAGCGGCAGTACGCGGCGGTGAAGTTCTTCCTCTACTCGCTGGTCGGCGGTCTGTTCATGCTGGCCGCGGTGATCGGCCTCTGGGTGGTCGGCGGGAAGACCTTCGACTGGCAGGCGCTGAGCCAGGCGGAGTTCGCCACCGACACGGCCCGCTGGCTGTTCCTCGGCTTCTTCGTCGCCTTCGCGATCAAGGCGCCGTTCTTCCCGTTCCACACCTGGCTGCCGGACGCCGGTGGGGCGGCCCCGGCCGGTGCCGCCGCGCTGCTGGTCGGCGTGCTGGACAAGGTCGGCACGTTCGGCATCCTGCGCTACTGCCTTCCGCTGTTCCCGGAGGCGTCGCGCTGGTTCGCGCCGTGGGCGCTGGCGCTCGGCGTCATCGGCATCATCTACGCCGCGCTGCTGGCGGTCGGCCAGAACGACCTGAAGCGCCTGGTGTCGTACACCTCGATCGCGCACTTCGGGTTCATCGGCGTCGGCATCTTCGCGTTCACCACCCAGGCCGGCACCGGCGCGGTGCTCTACATGCTCAACCACGGCCTGGCCACCGGCCTGCTGTTCCTGGTGGTCGGCATGCTGATCGCCCGGCGCGGCTCGGCGCTGATCAGCGACTTCGGCGGCGCGGGCAAGCTCGTGCCGGTGCTGGCCGGTGTGCTCTTCTTCGCCGGTCTCGCCTCGCTGGCGCTACCCGGCACCGCGCCGTTCGTCTCCGAGTTCCTGGTGCTGATCGGCACGTTCACCGTCAACAAGCCGGTCGCGGTGATCGCCACGCTGGGCATCATCCTGGCGGCGGCGTACGTGCTGTGGATGGTGCAGCGCACCACGCAGGGCACGCTGAACCCGGCGCTGACCGAGGTCGAGGGCATGCGCCGCGACCTCACCCTGCGCGAGAAGGTGGTCGTCGCGCCGCTGATCGCGCTGATCGTGCTGCTCGGCTTCTATCCGAAGCCGGTCACCGACGTCATCAACCCCGCCGTCCAGGCGACCATGCAGGACGTCGGCAAGTCCGACCCCGCCCCTGAGGTCGGCAGCGTCCAGGAGGCCGCAAAATGA
- the nuoL gene encoding NADH-quinone oxidoreductase subunit L → MLGSVWLLVAIPLVSAAILLLLGKRADRWGHWLGVGAIGAAFVLGLTYFFQLRGLENKQVELSLWDFMAVGNLRVDFGLLFDPLAAVFVLLITGVGFLIHLYAVEYMAHDAGRRLFFAYFNLFVAAMLLLVLGNNYVMLYFGWEGVGLASYLLISFWYGRPSAATAGKKAFLMNRVGDAGLAIGIFIMFAMLGTTQYDEVFNGVGSMTSTTVLVLGLLLLLGAAGKSGQFPLQAWLPDAMEGPTPVSALIHAATMVTAGVYLIARSNAIFSANETLQLVVVSVGALTLLMGCIIGAAKDDIKRVLAWSTVSQIGYMFLGVGLGGAAYALAIVHLLAHGFFKANMFLGAGSVMHGMNDQVDIRRFGGLSKYMKVTWLTFMMGWLAIIGMFPFSGYFSKEPIIVAAFEREGWTAWLFGMAALLGAGLTAFYMTRLFVLTFHGPKRWTEDIEHPHESPKLMTIPLILLAIGSVGAGFLLATSVPDWLTATNGLGGESGEHAPVLAHWLLTALSLLVTVLGAGLAWFLFRSGTATEPQPAGVVVTAARRNLYTDAFNEAVFEKPGIFLTRALVFLDNRGVDGLVNGLAAAVGGGSGRLRRLQTGFVRSYATSILTGALLVVAAFLAVQAGWLA, encoded by the coding sequence ATGCTGGGCAGTGTCTGGCTGCTGGTGGCGATCCCGCTGGTCAGCGCGGCGATCCTGCTGCTGCTCGGCAAGCGGGCCGACCGCTGGGGCCACTGGCTGGGTGTGGGCGCCATCGGCGCCGCCTTCGTGCTCGGGCTCACCTACTTCTTCCAGCTCCGCGGCCTGGAGAACAAGCAGGTCGAGCTGAGCCTCTGGGACTTCATGGCGGTCGGCAACCTGCGGGTGGACTTCGGTCTGCTCTTCGACCCGCTGGCCGCGGTCTTCGTCCTGCTGATCACCGGGGTGGGCTTCCTGATCCACCTCTACGCCGTGGAGTACATGGCGCACGACGCGGGCCGGCGGCTGTTCTTCGCGTACTTCAACCTGTTCGTCGCCGCCATGCTGCTGCTGGTGCTCGGCAACAACTACGTGATGCTCTACTTCGGCTGGGAGGGCGTCGGTCTGGCGTCGTACCTGCTGATCTCCTTCTGGTACGGCCGGCCCAGCGCGGCCACCGCCGGCAAGAAGGCGTTCCTGATGAACCGGGTCGGCGACGCCGGCCTGGCCATCGGCATCTTCATCATGTTCGCGATGCTCGGCACCACCCAGTACGACGAGGTGTTCAACGGGGTCGGCTCGATGACCTCGACCACCGTGCTGGTGCTCGGGCTGCTGCTCCTGCTCGGCGCGGCCGGCAAGTCCGGCCAGTTCCCGCTGCAGGCGTGGTTGCCGGACGCGATGGAGGGCCCGACCCCGGTGTCCGCGCTCATCCACGCGGCCACCATGGTCACCGCCGGCGTCTACCTGATCGCCCGCTCCAACGCGATCTTCTCGGCCAACGAGACGCTCCAGCTCGTGGTGGTCAGCGTCGGCGCGCTCACGCTGCTGATGGGCTGCATCATCGGCGCGGCCAAGGACGACATCAAGCGCGTGCTGGCCTGGTCGACGGTGAGCCAGATCGGCTACATGTTCCTCGGCGTCGGTCTCGGCGGCGCGGCGTACGCGCTGGCCATCGTGCACCTGCTGGCGCACGGCTTCTTCAAGGCCAACATGTTCCTCGGCGCCGGCTCGGTCATGCACGGCATGAACGACCAGGTGGACATCCGCCGCTTCGGCGGGCTGTCCAAGTACATGAAGGTCACCTGGCTGACGTTCATGATGGGCTGGCTCGCCATCATCGGCATGTTCCCGTTCTCCGGCTACTTCTCCAAGGAGCCGATCATCGTGGCCGCGTTCGAGCGGGAGGGCTGGACGGCCTGGCTGTTCGGCATGGCCGCGCTGCTCGGCGCCGGGCTCACCGCGTTCTACATGACGCGGCTGTTCGTGCTCACCTTCCACGGGCCGAAGCGCTGGACCGAGGACATCGAGCACCCGCACGAGTCGCCGAAGCTGATGACCATCCCGCTGATCCTGCTGGCGATCGGCTCGGTGGGCGCGGGCTTCCTGCTCGCCACCTCCGTGCCGGACTGGCTCACCGCCACCAACGGGCTCGGCGGCGAGAGCGGGGAGCACGCGCCGGTGCTGGCGCACTGGCTGCTCACCGCGCTGTCGCTGCTGGTCACCGTGCTTGGCGCCGGGCTGGCCTGGTTCCTGTTCCGCTCCGGTACGGCCACCGAGCCGCAGCCGGCCGGCGTGGTGGTCACCGCCGCCCGCCGGAACCTCTACACGGACGCCTTCAACGAGGCGGTCTTCGAGAAGCCGGGCATCTTCCTCACCCGGGCGCTGGTGTTCCTCGACAACCGGGGCGTGGACGGGCTGGTCAACGGCCTGGCCGCCGCCGTGGGCGGGGGCTCGGGCCGGCTCCGGCGGCTCCAGACCGGCTTCGTGCGGTCGTACGCGACCTCGATCCTGACCGGCGCGCTGCTCGTGGTGGCGGCGTTCCTCGCGGTGCAGGCGGGGTGGTTGGCGTGA
- the nuoK gene encoding NADH-quinone oxidoreductase subunit NuoK — MTPDYYLILAAVLFTIGAVGVLVRRNAIVLFMCIELMLNAANLTLVTFSRINGDLNGQIMAFFVMVVAAAEVVVGLAIIMAIFRTRRSASVDDANLLKY; from the coding sequence ATGACCCCGGACTACTACCTCATCCTCGCGGCGGTGCTGTTCACCATCGGCGCCGTGGGCGTGCTGGTCCGGCGCAACGCGATCGTGCTGTTCATGTGCATCGAGCTGATGCTCAACGCGGCCAACCTGACCCTGGTCACGTTCAGCCGGATCAACGGCGACCTGAACGGCCAGATCATGGCGTTCTTCGTGATGGTGGTGGCGGCGGCCGAGGTCGTGGTCGGGCTCGCGATCATCATGGCGATCTTCCGGACCCGGCGCTCGGCCAGCGTCGACGACGCCAACCTGCTGAAGTACTGA
- a CDS encoding NADH-quinone oxidoreductase subunit J, which translates to MTSATVLAAAGQVSGGEEVTFWILAPLALLGAIGMVWARNAVHSALWLVLTMLCLGVFYVLQAGPFIGMVQIIVYTGAIMMLFLFVLMLVGRDASDSLIETLRGQRVAAVVLGLGFAGLVGTGLYRALDGVQAVGLDEANGEGNVQGIARLLFTKYVFAFELTSALLITAAVGAMVLAHVERRKADRMDQIATMKARFRPGNYPGPKPGPGVYATSSSVATPARLPDGRLTDRSIPEIMPVRELTAEETAPKGTDK; encoded by the coding sequence ATGACCTCGGCTACGGTGCTCGCCGCCGCCGGCCAGGTGTCCGGGGGTGAGGAGGTCACCTTCTGGATCCTCGCGCCGCTGGCCCTGCTCGGGGCGATCGGAATGGTGTGGGCCCGCAACGCGGTCCACTCCGCGCTCTGGCTGGTGCTGACCATGCTCTGCCTGGGCGTGTTCTACGTGCTCCAGGCCGGGCCGTTCATCGGCATGGTGCAGATCATCGTCTACACCGGCGCGATCATGATGCTGTTCCTGTTCGTGCTGATGCTCGTCGGCCGGGACGCGTCCGACTCGCTCATCGAGACGCTGCGCGGCCAGCGGGTCGCGGCAGTGGTCCTCGGGCTCGGCTTCGCCGGTCTGGTGGGCACCGGCCTCTACCGGGCGCTCGACGGCGTCCAGGCGGTCGGGCTCGACGAGGCCAACGGTGAGGGCAACGTGCAGGGCATCGCCCGGCTGCTGTTCACCAAGTACGTCTTCGCCTTCGAGCTGACCTCGGCGCTGCTGATCACCGCCGCCGTCGGCGCGATGGTGCTGGCGCACGTGGAGCGGCGCAAGGCGGACCGGATGGACCAGATCGCCACCATGAAGGCGCGGTTCCGTCCCGGCAACTACCCCGGACCGAAGCCCGGCCCGGGTGTCTACGCCACGTCCTCCTCGGTGGCCACCCCGGCCCGTCTGCCCGACGGCCGGCTGACCGACCGCAGCATCCCGGAGATCATGCCGGTGCGTGAGCTGACGGCCGAGGAGACCGCACCGAAGGGGACTGACAAATGA